One region of Chryseobacterium muglaense genomic DNA includes:
- the rsmA gene encoding 16S rRNA (adenine(1518)-N(6)/adenine(1519)-N(6))-dimethyltransferase RsmA, translated as MSVKAKKHLGQHFLTDENIAQKIVEGLSFESYGNVLEVGPGMGVLTKYLIEKEQKLFLAEIDTESIEYLKKHYEKITEDSFVGDFLKHDFAGLEKEQIAIIGNFPYNISSQILFKIIDYYEQIPEMVGMFQKEVAERTAAVPRTKDYGILSVLIQAYYDVKYLFTVHENVFNPPPKVKSGVIRLTRNPKEGLAGNEVLFKQIVKAGFNQRRKKLSNALKILNIPEVLKTHEFMDKRAEELSVADFISFTILWKENQ; from the coding sequence TTGAGTGTAAAAGCAAAAAAACATCTCGGTCAACACTTTTTGACTGATGAAAATATCGCCCAAAAAATTGTAGAAGGACTGAGCTTTGAAAGCTACGGAAACGTACTCGAAGTAGGCCCAGGAATGGGGGTTCTTACCAAATATCTGATTGAAAAAGAGCAAAAGTTATTTCTTGCCGAAATCGATACAGAGTCTATCGAATATCTGAAAAAGCATTACGAAAAAATAACGGAAGACTCTTTTGTTGGCGATTTTCTAAAGCATGACTTTGCAGGTTTAGAAAAAGAACAAATCGCAATTATCGGAAATTTCCCGTACAATATTTCTTCACAGATTTTATTTAAAATCATCGATTATTATGAGCAGATTCCTGAAATGGTGGGAATGTTCCAGAAAGAAGTTGCAGAGCGAACAGCCGCTGTTCCGCGAACAAAAGATTATGGAATTTTGTCTGTTTTAATTCAGGCTTACTATGACGTAAAATATCTTTTTACGGTTCATGAAAATGTTTTTAATCCGCCTCCGAAAGTAAAATCGGGCGTGATAAGACTGACCAGAAATCCTAAAGAAGGACTTGCAGGAAATGAAGTTCTTTTTAAGCAAATCGTAAAAGCAGGATTTAATCAGAGAAGGAAAAAATTATCTAATGCGCTAAAAATTTTAAATATTCCTGAAGTTTTAAAAACTCATGAATTTATGGATAAAAGAGCTGAAGAGCTCAGTGTAGCAGATTTTATTTCTTTCACTATCCTTTGGAAAGAAAATCAATAA
- the rluF gene encoding 23S rRNA pseudouridine(2604) synthase RluF has translation MEKTRINKYLSEVGYCSRRAADKLLEEGRIKINGQIPEMGTKVSDEDVVEVDGKPIRESEEKPVYIAFNKPVGIVCTTDTKRERDNIIEYINHPKRIFPIGRLDKPSEGLILLTSDGDIVNKILRSKNNNEKEYLVRVDKPINPKFLEKMRNGVPILDTITKKCEVEKIDDMTFRIVLTQGLNRQIRRMCEFLGYEVKKLKRIRIMNIKLDIPLGKWRDLTPEEFSALNNLLEDSSKTS, from the coding sequence ATGGAAAAAACACGTATTAATAAATATCTTTCAGAAGTTGGTTATTGCTCAAGAAGAGCTGCAGATAAGCTTTTGGAAGAAGGTAGAATAAAAATAAACGGCCAGATTCCCGAAATGGGAACTAAAGTTTCTGATGAAGACGTAGTAGAAGTTGACGGAAAACCGATCCGTGAATCTGAAGAAAAACCTGTTTATATTGCTTTCAACAAACCTGTAGGGATTGTTTGTACTACCGATACGAAACGTGAACGTGATAATATTATAGAGTATATCAATCATCCTAAACGAATTTTTCCAATCGGAAGATTAGATAAACCAAGCGAAGGTTTGATTTTATTAACGAGTGATGGCGATATTGTCAACAAAATATTACGATCAAAAAATAATAACGAAAAAGAATATTTGGTAAGAGTTGACAAACCTATCAATCCTAAATTTTTAGAAAAAATGCGAAACGGAGTGCCGATTTTAGATACCATCACTAAGAAATGTGAGGTGGAAAAAATTGATGATATGACTTTTCGTATTGTTTTGACACAAGGGCTTAATAGGCAAATCAGAAGAATGTGCGAATTTTTAGGGTATGAAGTAAAAAAGCTGAAACGTATAAGAATTATGAATATCAAGCTCGATATTCCTCTAGGAAAATGGAGAGATTTAACTCCTGAAGAATTTTCTGCTTTGAATAACCTTTTGGAAGATTCTAGTAAGACATCATAA
- a CDS encoding peptide chain release factor 3: protein MSDLIKEIEKRKTFGIISHPDAGKTTLTEKLLLFGGAIQEAGAVKSNKIKKGATSDFMEIERQRGISVATSVLAFEYKGYKINILDTPGHKDFAEDTYRTLTAVDSVIVVIDVAKGVEEQTEKLVKVCRMRNIPMLVFINKLDREGKDAFDLLDEVEQKLGLTVCPLSLPIGMGSDFQGIYNIWENNIQLFLEEKKQKVGEAIKFDDINDSKIDEAIGEKAAKNLREELDLIQSVYPEFNREDYMNGDLQPVFFGSALNNFGVRELLDAFIDIAPMPQPKESETRLVKPEESNFTGFVFKIHANMDPKHRDRLAFVKIVSGTFKRNENYLLVREGKKMKFSSPNAFFADKKEVVDESFPGDIVGLHDTGSFRIGDTLTGGEKLSFKGIPSFSPEHFRYINNTDPLKAKQLAKGIDQLMDEGVAQLFTLEMNNRKIIGTVGALQYEVIQYRLEHEYGAKCTYEPLSMHKACWVEADEKSEEFKEFARLKQRFLARDKYNQLVFLADSSFTIHMTQEKFPNIKLHFISEFKNA from the coding sequence ATGTCAGACTTAATCAAAGAAATAGAAAAAAGAAAAACCTTCGGAATTATCTCTCACCCCGATGCCGGAAAAACCACTCTTACAGAAAAGTTATTGCTTTTTGGGGGGGCTATTCAGGAAGCGGGTGCAGTAAAATCCAACAAAATAAAAAAAGGAGCCACTTCCGATTTCATGGAAATTGAAAGACAGAGAGGAATCTCGGTGGCAACTTCTGTGTTGGCATTCGAGTACAAAGGTTATAAAATTAATATTTTAGATACGCCAGGTCACAAAGATTTTGCTGAAGACACCTACAGAACTTTAACTGCAGTAGACTCTGTAATTGTTGTTATCGACGTTGCAAAAGGGGTTGAAGAGCAGACCGAAAAACTCGTTAAAGTTTGCAGAATGAGAAACATCCCGATGTTGGTTTTCATCAATAAGCTTGACCGTGAAGGTAAAGATGCCTTCGATTTGCTGGATGAAGTTGAGCAGAAATTAGGTTTAACGGTTTGTCCACTTTCTTTACCAATTGGTATGGGTAGTGACTTTCAGGGAATCTACAACATCTGGGAAAACAACATTCAATTATTCTTAGAAGAAAAAAAGCAAAAAGTAGGTGAAGCAATAAAGTTTGATGATATTAATGATTCTAAAATTGATGAAGCTATTGGTGAAAAAGCAGCAAAAAATTTAAGAGAAGAGCTTGATTTGATACAATCTGTTTACCCTGAATTTAATCGTGAGGATTATATGAATGGAGATTTACAACCTGTTTTCTTTGGTTCAGCTTTAAATAATTTTGGAGTTCGTGAATTGTTGGATGCTTTTATTGATATCGCTCCCATGCCACAGCCTAAAGAAAGTGAAACTCGTCTTGTAAAGCCGGAAGAAAGCAATTTTACAGGATTTGTTTTTAAAATTCATGCCAATATGGATCCTAAACACAGAGACAGGCTGGCATTCGTAAAAATTGTTTCCGGAACATTTAAAAGAAACGAAAACTATCTTTTGGTAAGAGAAGGTAAGAAAATGAAATTCTCTTCTCCCAACGCATTCTTTGCAGACAAAAAAGAGGTTGTTGACGAAAGTTTCCCAGGAGATATCGTGGGACTTCACGACACAGGAAGTTTCAGAATTGGTGATACCCTGACTGGTGGTGAAAAATTGAGCTTCAAAGGAATTCCAAGCTTCTCACCTGAACATTTCAGATACATTAATAATACCGATCCTTTAAAAGCGAAGCAATTAGCAAAAGGTATTGATCAGCTAATGGACGAAGGTGTTGCCCAGTTATTTACCCTTGAAATGAACAACCGAAAAATCATCGGTACAGTTGGAGCGCTTCAGTATGAGGTTATCCAATATCGTCTGGAGCATGAATATGGTGCAAAATGTACGTATGAACCTCTTTCTATGCACAAAGCTTGTTGGGTAGAAGCTGATGAAAAGTCTGAAGAGTTCAAAGAATTTGCGAGATTGAAGCAGAGATTCTTAGCAAGAGACAAATACAACCAATTGGTTTTCTTGGCAGATTCTTCGTTTACTATTCATATGACTCAGGAGAAATTCCCAAATATCAAACTGCATTTTATCAGTGAATTTAAGAATGCTTAA
- a CDS encoding undecaprenyl-diphosphate phosphatase, producing MDLIKAIIIAIVEGLTEYLPISSTAHMGFTANLMGLEETEFLKMFQVSIQFGAILSVVVAYWKKFFDFKNLKFYYKLGFAVIPALVLGYIFDDMIEAVLGNQIAISSVLVLGGIVLLFADKWFKNPVINDEKDLSIKKAVTIGFWQCLAMMPGTSRSAASIIGGMTQGLSRKAAAEFSFFLAVPTMLAVTVYSVFVKTWGKETANPMKGYEMILESQDHIMIFIVGNVVAFIVALIAIKAFIGVLNKYGFKPWGWYRIFVGIALLIYFYWFK from the coding sequence ATGGATTTAATCAAAGCAATAATCATTGCAATCGTAGAAGGTCTTACAGAATACTTACCGATATCATCTACCGCTCACATGGGTTTTACAGCCAATTTGATGGGCTTGGAAGAAACAGAATTTCTAAAAATGTTTCAGGTTTCCATACAGTTTGGAGCTATTTTATCGGTTGTCGTAGCGTATTGGAAAAAGTTTTTTGACTTTAAAAATCTTAAATTTTATTATAAATTAGGTTTTGCTGTAATTCCGGCTTTGGTTTTAGGGTATATTTTTGATGATATGATTGAGGCTGTTCTAGGAAATCAAATTGCCATTTCCTCAGTTTTGGTTTTAGGCGGTATCGTTTTATTATTTGCAGATAAGTGGTTTAAAAACCCTGTAATTAATGACGAAAAAGATCTTTCCATAAAAAAAGCAGTGACTATTGGTTTTTGGCAATGTCTTGCAATGATGCCCGGAACGAGTAGAAGTGCAGCTTCCATTATTGGAGGGATGACGCAAGGTTTATCACGAAAAGCAGCAGCCGAATTTTCATTCTTTTTGGCTGTTCCTACGATGTTGGCAGTGACGGTTTACTCGGTTTTTGTGAAAACTTGGGGTAAAGAAACTGCAAATCCTATGAAAGGGTATGAGATGATTCTTGAATCACAAGATCACATCATGATTTTTATTGTAGGTAATGTTGTGGCATTTATTGTTGCATTAATCGCAATCAAAGCATTTATTGGAGTGTTAAACAAATATGGTTTCAAACCTTGGGGCTGGTACCGTATTTTTGTAGGAATTGCTTTGTTGATATATTTTTATTGGTTTAAATAA
- a CDS encoding DUF3098 domain-containing protein, translated as MSKKTNKFSASDFGNETKVSDENTFYFGKQNFKWMLIGLACIVVGFLLMMGPDANTVDGKFDPNVWNDDIFSIRRIRIAPLLVVIGFVIEVYAILKRK; from the coding sequence ATGAGCAAAAAAACAAATAAATTTTCGGCATCAGATTTTGGTAACGAAACAAAAGTTTCAGACGAAAATACGTTTTACTTTGGTAAGCAGAATTTTAAATGGATGCTGATTGGTCTTGCGTGTATTGTAGTTGGTTTTCTTCTGATGATGGGCCCCGATGCAAATACTGTAGACGGAAAATTTGACCCTAATGTTTGGAACGACGATATTTTTTCTATCAGAAGAATTAGAATTGCGCCATTACTTGTAGTGATAGGTTTCGTTATTGAAGTCTACGCAATTTTAAAAAGAAAATAA
- a CDS encoding choice-of-anchor L domain-containing protein yields the protein MKRYILWFSLFLLATNTFYAQKIQSRKSIRENNLNSKKAGDYIDVNVAPYPESNYTPTQLVTDVLVGTSGSCGTPNISNVTVSPNQLVTNNNRFWGYFNKTTSTFPFEEGIILTTGYARKAGNELEPFTLGDGNGGGSDADLIAAIGVTTQISNAAVLEFDFVPTSSQMKFRYIFASEEYEGNFPCPPTQYDDAFALLLKPNTPGSTYTNLAILPGGAGPVSVPNILPGSFACGPINAQYFGSLSPNATNYNGTTAPLTAEATVIPGQSYHIKMVVADARDSSYGSAVFLEAGSFDIGVNLLDPAGAQLPAEINVCDNAPQVITASTSGPNLNYKWFFNGVEIPGAITNTITAIQPGDYKIEVSVPGNPCPGSASIKINGGITPEAHDGTYLLCATPDVTTFNLNATKASISNNSLTATFHFYENQADALAQNNNYIANIYNYNGTDGQILHVVVSDGIFCSKLVELTLHREVTPVAQLASSLYRICAGESVTLTASGGVTYEWGNFGGSGNTQTVTLHQSTEFTVYAIGTQGCKSLQPAKVRIEVIPAITTPLLDVEMCVGDSIVLDAGAGNNYTYLWNTGATTQTIVANELGIYTVEIDNGVCKDEFEVKVFAAALPYFTNLNYSDNTLTVTAYSPTINNFPQTLEYSIDGIEWQDSNVFPGLLNNTNYTVRVRIKGTSCNGTIEFFTLHINNVITPNQDGVNDVLDLTSLGKFKNFTGSIYDRYGVEMFRFSKETPIWNGTVGGKRLPTATYWYKFNFEYNKSKTQMNQSGWIMLKNRE from the coding sequence ATGAAGAGATATATACTGTGGTTTTCTTTATTTCTATTAGCTACCAATACTTTTTACGCACAAAAAATTCAATCAAGAAAATCTATCAGGGAAAATAATTTAAATTCAAAAAAAGCAGGAGACTATATAGATGTAAATGTTGCTCCTTATCCTGAAAGCAATTATACACCTACGCAACTCGTTACAGATGTTTTGGTAGGAACTTCCGGTTCATGTGGAACTCCAAATATTTCTAACGTTACCGTTAGCCCCAATCAATTGGTTACTAATAACAATAGATTTTGGGGTTATTTTAATAAAACAACTTCAACTTTCCCTTTTGAAGAAGGAATAATATTAACAACCGGTTATGCCAGAAAGGCAGGTAATGAGCTTGAGCCTTTCACTTTAGGTGATGGTAATGGAGGAGGTAGCGATGCTGATCTTATTGCAGCTATTGGGGTGACTACACAAATTAGTAATGCAGCTGTTTTAGAATTTGACTTTGTACCCACAAGTTCTCAGATGAAGTTCAGATATATTTTTGCATCTGAAGAATATGAAGGAAACTTTCCTTGTCCTCCAACACAGTATGATGATGCATTCGCTTTATTACTGAAACCTAATACACCTGGTTCTACTTATACTAATTTAGCAATTTTGCCTGGAGGTGCAGGACCTGTTTCGGTACCTAATATTCTTCCGGGAAGTTTTGCTTGTGGTCCAATTAATGCCCAGTATTTTGGGTCCTTATCGCCAAATGCAACCAATTATAATGGTACTACAGCTCCGCTTACTGCTGAGGCTACAGTAATTCCTGGACAATCTTACCACATTAAGATGGTTGTTGCTGATGCGAGAGACAGTAGCTATGGTTCTGCTGTTTTTTTAGAAGCAGGATCATTTGATATCGGTGTAAATTTATTAGACCCTGCAGGAGCTCAATTACCGGCAGAAATTAATGTTTGCGATAATGCACCGCAAGTGATTACAGCATCCACAAGTGGGCCAAATTTAAATTATAAGTGGTTTTTTAATGGTGTAGAAATACCTGGTGCAATCACAAATACCATTACAGCAATACAGCCAGGAGATTATAAAATTGAAGTGAGTGTTCCTGGAAATCCTTGTCCCGGCTCTGCAAGTATAAAAATAAATGGAGGAATCACCCCAGAAGCACACGATGGAACTTATCTTTTATGTGCTACACCAGATGTAACTACATTTAATTTGAATGCAACAAAAGCTTCCATTAGTAATAATTCTCTAACGGCAACATTTCATTTTTATGAAAATCAAGCAGATGCATTGGCGCAAAACAACAATTATATAGCTAATATTTACAATTATAACGGTACAGATGGACAGATTTTACACGTTGTAGTTTCTGACGGTATTTTCTGTAGTAAACTGGTAGAGCTTACTTTACATAGAGAAGTGACGCCTGTTGCACAACTTGCTTCATCCCTATATAGAATTTGTGCAGGTGAATCTGTGACTCTTACAGCTTCAGGAGGTGTTACTTATGAATGGGGTAATTTTGGTGGAAGTGGTAATACACAAACGGTTACGCTTCATCAATCTACCGAATTTACGGTGTATGCCATCGGAACACAAGGTTGTAAGTCTCTTCAGCCGGCGAAGGTTAGAATAGAAGTAATACCTGCGATCACGACTCCATTATTAGATGTAGAGATGTGTGTAGGAGACAGTATTGTTTTAGATGCCGGAGCTGGAAATAATTATACCTATCTGTGGAATACAGGCGCAACCACTCAGACAATTGTTGCTAATGAGTTAGGTATTTATACTGTTGAAATTGATAATGGAGTTTGTAAAGACGAATTTGAAGTGAAAGTATTCGCTGCAGCTTTACCGTATTTTACGAATCTTAATTATTCTGATAATACATTGACGGTAACAGCGTATAGTCCTACCATTAACAATTTTCCACAAACATTAGAATATTCTATTGATGGAATCGAGTGGCAGGATTCTAATGTTTTCCCTGGTCTTTTAAATAATACAAATTATACGGTACGGGTAAGAATTAAAGGAACCAGTTGTAATGGTACTATAGAATTCTTTACTCTTCATATCAATAATGTAATTACGCCAAATCAAGATGGTGTAAATGATGTTTTAGATCTTACTTCTTTAGGGAAATTTAAAAACTTTACAGGTTCTATCTACGACAGATATGGTGTGGAAATGTTCAGATTCTCAAAAGAAACACCAATCTGGAACGGAACTGTTGGCGGAAAGAGATTGCCGACTGCAACATATTGGTACAAATTTAATTTTGAATACAATAAATCTAAAACTCAGATGAACCAATCGGGTTGGATCATGTTGAAAAACAGAGAGTAA
- a CDS encoding reprolysin-like metallopeptidase: MKKQLLVMGIFLISNVFLAQTGRLWKEVSQKNNSEILENKTNIINPRTYSLDFDNLKNALVKASKRFAVRGKSDVIISFPNSNGNIEDFKVRENSNFAPELAAQYPDIKSYVGVGVEDPSSTVYFSISPLGLSSMEIYANKSAVFIEPYTKDLSTYVVYKKSDKKASLDKFECTVLDVAQKGIDNSNLTARPNADDSKLRTFRLALSCTGEYTAFFGGTVAGALAAMNNTMTRVNGVFEKDFSARMVIIANTTSVIYTNAATDPYTGNLNLQLQQTLTANIGNDNYDIGHVFNAAGNNGNAGCIGCVCVNPATNTTQAKGSGFTQSTAPVGDSFDIDFVAHEMGHQFGGNHTFSMSIEAGGVNNVEPGSGSTIMGYAGITDQNVVMNSDPFFHAISIQQITNNIKTKTCPVTTNTGNTIPTADAGLDYIIPRGTPFKLTGTGTDGDGDALTYIWEQMDPASAGQTGANSAATATKASGPTFRSYTPQTVPVRYFPSLDRTLLGATTTSSPPLTSSPIVVEALSNVARTYNFRFTTRDNRAGGSGNNSDDMVVTVNAGAGPFTVTSQNTAGVVWTEGQSYAITWNVANTTAAPVSTPNVTILLSKDGGLTWPTVLVASAPNNGTYNYTVPGGLGNTVNTARIMVKGINNIFFNVNLQNFTINSSAVIIPPTPTPGTPGVAPSPVYDGLMIYPVPSNDGIVYIKLDFPRLVPQAPYPFSYTIYAMDGKLVIPKRNRLFFSEHLEKIDLRGVPSGTYMIEVDLAGEKIVKKLLMLNK; the protein is encoded by the coding sequence ATGAAAAAACAACTACTTGTGATGGGAATATTTCTTATTTCCAATGTTTTTTTAGCACAAACCGGCCGACTTTGGAAGGAGGTGTCTCAAAAAAACAATTCGGAAATACTTGAGAATAAGACCAATATTATTAATCCAAGAACTTATAGTCTTGATTTTGATAATTTAAAGAATGCTTTGGTGAAGGCATCGAAAAGGTTTGCTGTTAGAGGAAAATCTGATGTTATCATTTCTTTTCCAAATTCTAATGGTAACATTGAAGATTTTAAAGTAAGAGAAAATTCAAACTTTGCTCCAGAATTAGCAGCACAATATCCGGACATTAAATCTTATGTTGGGGTAGGTGTTGAAGATCCTAGTTCTACTGTTTACTTTAGTATTTCACCATTGGGACTTTCTTCAATGGAGATTTACGCAAACAAATCAGCGGTTTTTATCGAGCCCTATACGAAAGATCTTTCAACATATGTTGTTTATAAAAAATCAGACAAAAAAGCAAGCTTAGATAAATTTGAATGCACAGTACTTGATGTTGCTCAAAAAGGTATCGATAATTCTAATCTTACTGCAAGACCAAATGCAGATGATAGTAAACTGAGAACTTTCAGATTGGCTTTATCTTGTACAGGCGAATACACTGCTTTTTTTGGAGGAACTGTAGCAGGAGCATTGGCGGCAATGAATAACACAATGACTCGTGTAAATGGCGTTTTTGAAAAAGATTTCTCAGCGAGAATGGTTATTATTGCGAATACTACTTCTGTTATTTATACTAATGCGGCTACAGATCCTTATACAGGAAATTTGAATTTACAGTTACAACAAACACTAACAGCTAACATTGGAAATGACAACTACGATATTGGTCATGTGTTTAATGCCGCTGGAAATAATGGAAATGCCGGCTGTATTGGTTGTGTATGTGTAAATCCCGCTACCAATACTACACAAGCGAAAGGGTCTGGCTTTACTCAAAGTACAGCGCCTGTTGGAGATAGTTTCGATATTGATTTTGTAGCACACGAAATGGGACATCAGTTTGGAGGGAACCATACATTTTCAATGAGTATCGAAGCAGGAGGTGTAAATAATGTGGAACCAGGTTCCGGATCTACAATTATGGGATATGCAGGTATTACAGATCAAAATGTTGTGATGAATTCAGATCCGTTCTTTCACGCGATAAGTATTCAGCAGATTACCAATAATATTAAAACTAAAACCTGCCCGGTAACTACAAATACAGGAAATACAATTCCTACAGCCGATGCAGGGTTAGACTATATCATTCCGCGTGGAACTCCGTTTAAGCTAACAGGAACTGGAACAGATGGTGATGGCGATGCTTTAACTTATATTTGGGAGCAAATGGATCCTGCTTCTGCAGGGCAAACAGGGGCGAATTCTGCAGCAACTGCAACGAAAGCATCGGGTCCTACTTTCAGATCATACACCCCGCAAACAGTTCCGGTCAGATATTTTCCATCATTAGACAGAACGCTTTTAGGGGCAACTACAACTTCAAGCCCTCCGCTTACGTCTTCACCTATTGTTGTAGAAGCTTTATCAAACGTGGCAAGAACCTATAATTTCAGATTTACAACGCGTGATAACAGAGCGGGAGGTTCTGGAAATAATTCTGATGATATGGTGGTGACAGTAAATGCAGGTGCAGGTCCGTTTACAGTAACTTCACAGAATACTGCAGGTGTTGTCTGGACTGAAGGGCAGTCTTATGCAATTACTTGGAATGTAGCCAATACTACAGCTGCACCTGTAAGTACACCTAATGTAACGATTCTTTTATCAAAAGATGGCGGACTTACTTGGCCGACAGTTTTGGTAGCAAGTGCACCAAATAACGGAACTTATAATTATACCGTTCCGGGCGGTCTGGGAAATACTGTAAATACTGCCAGGATTATGGTAAAAGGTATAAATAATATTTTCTTTAATGTCAATTTACAAAACTTTACAATAAACTCTTCTGCAGTTATAATTCCACCTACACCTACTCCAGGAACTCCGGGTGTTGCGCCTTCACCGGTTTACGATGGATTAATGATTTATCCTGTTCCTTCAAATGATGGTATTGTATATATTAAATTAGATTTCCCTAGACTTGTACCACAAGCTCCATATCCATTTTCATATACCATTTATGCGATGGACGGTAAACTTGTTATTCCTAAGAGAAACCGCCTTTTCTTTTCAGAACATTTAGAGAAAATTGATCTAAGAGGTGTACCTAGTGGAACTTACATGATTGAAGTTGATTTGGCAGGTGAGAAGATTGTTAAAAAATTACTCATGTTGAATAAATAA
- the truB gene encoding tRNA pseudouridine(55) synthase TruB — MTSQQLLDGHIFLLDKPLDWTSFQAVNKMKYKLKREFDLPKKFKIGHAGTLDPRATGLLIVCTGKFTKKIPEIQDAPKEYWTEVKIGVQTESYDTEKPEILHQDISKVTEEDVKNALEKFLGEINQKPPVFSAIKIDGERAYNLARAGEEVEMKSRKTTIHYMKDIEINFPLISFTVGCSKGTYIRSLAHDIGQELGVGGYLTQLRRTKIGDYKIEDGTSDFLDNEYRFEN, encoded by the coding sequence ATGACATCACAACAACTTCTAGACGGACACATATTTCTATTAGACAAGCCTTTGGATTGGACTTCTTTTCAGGCAGTCAATAAAATGAAATATAAACTCAAAAGAGAATTTGACCTTCCGAAAAAGTTCAAAATCGGTCACGCAGGAACTTTAGATCCGAGAGCAACGGGATTATTGATTGTCTGCACAGGAAAATTCACGAAAAAAATTCCAGAAATACAAGACGCTCCAAAAGAATATTGGACTGAAGTGAAAATAGGTGTACAAACCGAATCATACGATACCGAAAAACCAGAAATTCTTCATCAGGATATATCAAAAGTAACGGAAGAGGATGTGAAAAATGCTTTAGAAAAATTTTTGGGGGAAATAAATCAAAAGCCTCCGGTTTTTTCAGCCATTAAAATTGACGGCGAAAGAGCCTATAATTTAGCAAGAGCAGGAGAGGAAGTCGAAATGAAATCTCGAAAAACAACCATTCATTATATGAAAGATATTGAGATTAATTTTCCTTTGATCAGTTTTACGGTAGGGTGCTCAAAAGGAACTTACATCAGAAGTTTAGCTCACGATATTGGTCAGGAATTAGGTGTTGGAGGCTATCTTACCCAATTAAGAAGAACAAAGATCGGCGATTATAAAATTGAAGATGGAACCAGCGATTTTTTAGATAACGAATACCGATTTGAAAATTGA
- a CDS encoding cell division protein FtsX translates to MAKSVEEFNKKRLRSSNITVVVSIALVLFLLGLMGLILINAQKYSDYLKEQLVVNAYFEENYDIKDSAKIAKQEAVAVELINKMEAVKRTKYITKKMATAEAKKSLGIDTEALYEEDIYPASVEVSLKAGYTDSIKTANVLKELKAIPGIKEVKNDTDSQKIYDNLNKILKWILGFCVLFLILAIVLINNSIRLKVFSKRFIIKTMQLVGAKRRFILTPFIKEALILGVLGAVIGLLALFGVWYYFTTAIKTPFVQDTNQYIWLVVSIFGVGLFITVLSTIIATWRFLKSNVDDLYYS, encoded by the coding sequence ATGGCTAAATCTGTAGAAGAGTTTAATAAGAAAAGGCTTCGGTCCAGTAATATTACTGTCGTGGTAAGTATCGCTTTAGTGCTGTTTTTGTTGGGATTAATGGGGCTTATCTTAATCAATGCTCAAAAATATTCCGACTATTTAAAAGAGCAACTTGTTGTAAATGCTTATTTTGAGGAAAATTACGACATCAAAGATTCAGCTAAAATAGCAAAACAAGAAGCTGTAGCTGTTGAATTAATTAATAAAATGGAAGCGGTAAAACGTACCAAGTATATTACCAAGAAAATGGCTACTGCTGAAGCTAAAAAAAGCTTGGGAATTGATACGGAAGCACTTTATGAAGAAGATATTTATCCAGCATCAGTAGAAGTTTCCCTAAAAGCAGGGTATACAGATTCTATTAAAACGGCGAATGTACTAAAGGAACTGAAAGCTATTCCCGGAATAAAAGAGGTGAAAAACGATACCGATTCTCAGAAAATATATGATAACCTGAATAAAATCTTGAAATGGATTTTAGGATTCTGTGTACTATTCTTAATTTTAGCAATTGTATTGATTAATAATTCGATTCGTCTGAAAGTTTTTTCAAAAAGATTTATCATTAAAACCATGCAGTTGGTAGGTGCAAAACGAAGATTTATTTTAACACCATTCATCAAAGAAGCCCTTATTTTGGGAGTTCTAGGTGCTGTTATCGGTCTTTTGGCACTTTTCGGAGTTTGGTATTATTTTACAACAGCAATCAAAACACCTTTCGTACAAGATACGAATCAGTATATTTGGTTGGTAGTTTCTATATTTGGTGTAGGTTTATTCATCACCGTATTAAGTACAATTATTGCAACATGGAGATTCTTAAAGTCTAATGTTGACGATTTATATTATTCTTAA